Genomic window (Lynx canadensis isolate LIC74 chromosome A1, mLynCan4.pri.v2, whole genome shotgun sequence):
CACAGACCCCCAAAGCCGTAAAAGACAAGACCGATAAATTCAGTTACACAATTATATGCCATTTCTtcttggcaaaataaaaagtaaaataaaattagaaagatacAGAGGCAAACTGGGAGACGTAACCCACGTCCCAAAGGGCTCCTTTCCTAAAGAGTTCCTGTAAACCAGTGGCAAAAATGTGTACTGAAACAAGGAACAGAAGCTGTGGCCggttcctggggaaggaggatCGAATGGCAGTCGTGTGGAACACCAAGAGATGCCCAGTTTCAGGCACCGTAAgtgaaatgcatatcaaaacaaTGCCGagaaacctttatttattttgggggtgcccgTCAGGCTCTCTTGGCAAGGCGGGGGAAGGCATTCTCATACCGCAGAGGATACGAATCGGGACAAGCGGGTATTAGCTGTCCACACTTCAAATTCGACCCAGCAGTTCCATCCCAACCTCCCCCAAAAGGCAACCAGTTGGACAAAATGCCGTAAAAACAGCCAGAGAGAGGAATGGGGTGGCTGCACACCCGCCTGAGGCGGGCAGCCCATCACTGCACACAGGCGGATATGGCAACGTGCAGTGCAGTGAGGACGGCAGGCTGCCTGCGTTTGTGTGCTGGAAGACAAGCTGTCACATAACATATGCATGTATAAAGTGGTACttgaaaatgtacacacacacacacactggggccCCTTTGGAGCCTGGTTATCATGGtgccttttgggggggggagccTGGAAACCGGGGACAGAGAGTAGGAAGGACTCTTACTTTTCACTCCTTTGTTACCTTCGAATTTTCGGCCATGtgcatgtgttttttatttcaaaaacatcttaatttttaaattgagagaagaaagggaaattctCCAACTGTGAGGAAAAAGCAGATagtgaagaaacaaaattcagcagGTAACAACGGCCTTCGATGTGGGGAGGGCACTGGTCTGAAAAGAACGGCCCTGACAGGCCGTAGGGCTTCCAGAGGAGGCCCCGCAGATCCGATGGAGCCCTGGTGCCCCCACAGCTGGGCTGTGCTGCGTCCGAGGACCCAGGCCTGGACAGGGCATGAAACCGGCCCAGGGGACAGGCATTAAATGGTAGAGCCAGGGCCTAACCCGGACCTCTGATTCCATTGAGCCCACGCTTCCCATCAGTATGCTAGTAAGAAAAGCAGCATTCAActtccagaatataaaaatattttctcatttactttgtGGCATCATGTTTGTTTCTCTTAAGCTTTAGAAacaaaatgccaaaaataaaatccatgtgaTTGCTCATTAAGCttttttttcaaagccaaattGACATAGTAAGAAATGTATTGGAAGAACATTGAGGTTTATTAAGGTTTAAGGTACACATCACTCATTTACGTTgaaacctcaaaaataaacacccaCCGATACtcgaaataatttttaagttgtttatatttttcaattttgggTCGTGGTCTAAAGATAGCTTTTCTCTAGGATAGGAGTCATGCACAACAATTTAATTTTAAGCTTTACTGCTTTTCTATATAACTCTTTTCCTCCTGGGAATTTAAGAGACTGCACCTAAATTTATTTGACAATAACTCCAGGATCAGAGGAAGggcaaggaagaaatggaaagaagaaacagggggagtaggaaagaagagagagaacaggacactgtgggggggggggggggttgggggagcgAGTGACTTAGAAACAGCCCacgtggggcgcctaggtggctcagtctgttaagctgcaggtcatgatctcccggtttgtgggttcgagcccggcgtcggtctctgtgccgacagctcggagcccggagcccgcttcggattctgtctgcctctctctctctgctcctcccccgttcatgctctgtctctctctctctctctcaaaaataaataaatattaaaaaaaaaaaaaagaagaagaaagaaaaagaaagacacaggcaGCCACCACCCTGGAGCCGGAAGACGCGGTGAGACCCCCAGGGGGCAGATCCTTCCCGCGGGTGGCAGgggccgtgggggtgggggaacagccAAAGGAGAGTCCGACGGCACCCGCGCCAGAGGGGCTAGGCTGGTATTTTCCCGTGCCCGTGCAGAACCCAAGTTGGCCCCACTCCCTAGTTCCAGAGCTTTCAGCAGGTGACTTTCAGGAAGAGGGGCACGGCAGCAGCAACAGCTTCCGGCTCACGCGTGGGTCGGGCGAGGTGACCACCGCCCCCTGGGCCAGACCGGCGATGCCCATTTCCGGGACGACCTTCACGTTCCGGTCGGGCGATCGTCGGATGTTTAGCAACGCCGCACTCGGGAAGGATTTTCGTCGGGAAGGGTTGGAACGGGAAGCGTATTTTCGCCTCCCCCGCTGCAGACCGTCGGGCCAGCCAGCCCCAACCGTCCCGTCTCCCGGGGCGGCCACGGCAGCAGCGCTGGCGTCCACTCCAAATCCTGGCGAGCCCGGGCGGTGCTCGGAGCGCAGTCCCTGCCGCTGGCCTCCTGCCTGCGCCGGGCACCGCCTTTCACACCACTTTCCCCTCGTCGTGTCGCTTTTACAAGCGTGAAAGGAGTGAGCGTtaactagagagagagaaacgctGGGAGTGTAATGCTGAAGTTATCCCCGCTGCACCCAGCCcccttttaaaatgtcatctttctctcaaatgcccctctcccctggggCACTCGCACGTTTGGGTCCCCACGGGGAGGGAGGGGCCACGGCCCGGGACCTCGGCGGTGCCGCCGCGCCCACCGTGACCGACAGGGGGCGGCGCCGCGCCGACCCGCCGTCTCCCGCGCCCGGGGCCTGGCTTCTCGGGGAGGCCTGTCCCGGGCGATCTTTGGAACTGGGGGCGTCCTGTCTCGGTCGTTAGTAACGTTTCCCCTCAACAAGTTCACTTTTTCCAGCGTCCCTGCTTCAAATCTTCCGGTTATTCGAACGGCTTCAGAACCAACTAGAAAGCCTGTCTGCCTCCGAGGGGTATCTGTACGTGGTGCGTCGGCACAGGTGCCGCTGGGCGCACGACCGGaagggccgggggaggggcggggaggaggggggacagggcaagagcagcgcccccccccccgctgcccggTGGGGGGTCTCCAGTCACAGCGGGCaaggcggcggggggagggggtgccctgCTCAGCGAGCCCCGCGTTGTAGAGAAGGAGCCGCAGCACCTCGTTGAAGAAATGTTGGTGTTTCCCCCCCAAAAAGCTCTTTATGGATGTGACCTCTGATTCGCCTCAGTACCgcgtagattttttttctccgaGCTACTCAATACTGCAGGCTCTACTGCACCTATCACTGCTTCCCAGGGTAAAAATAAGAGCATTGTCACGGAGCATTGTCATGGGATTAaagtctctctctgaaaatagatGCGCTCGTGGTTTTGCTTTGATAGTTATTTTCTTCAACTGCCCGGGCTTTGCTCTGGCATTCTGAGAGCAGCCAGGGATGACGATAATATTTCATCCCATCGTCACCTCTTCCAAATTTCCTCACCTGAATAAAATGTCTGTACCGTTAATACCAACAGAAACACTGAGCCAAGTCCTGGAAGGAACACACATACCACGAAGTGAAATTCCTTACGGTGTCTGTCTTCCAGAAATGACACATGAAGATTCTGAAGGACAGTGCCCTGCTCACCAAATTAATGAGGTCAAAGAGAGTGATCTAGTTGAGGACTCTTCCAGAATTAAATAGAGTCTAAGCTAATGTTTTGATATAAGTTATTCCTCGTAACCAATGAATGGCAACAGCTGGTTCGTTTCAGATCAAGGTGGGCGCCACCCTTCTGCACGCAGGAGCTTCGCCTGCCCCAAGGACGGACACATCAAAGATGGCTTTGAACCCAAATTCTGCAGATAGTTAAGCCACCCCGTGGGCATGAGCTATGTTTTTCCTTTGAAGAGATATTTCCCAGCTGCACTGAATGTGTGGCATCTGCCgtgacaaaagaatgaaacccttTGAGCAGTTCTGGCCCTCATTCtgatttccctttctcccccttcctctgggaaagctttttctctaaattGTCTTCCACATTCTTTTCCAAGCCATCACTGTCTCTCCAGGCTTCCCTGATCGCCCGGATGAGCGGATTTTACGTGGCGTCAATGGATTTTCTGGCTGTAGGTTTAGTTTACCAACtacccccctcctctcccctctgcagAGCAGACTCACGCAGCTGCAGCTGGCCTGTGCGGGCAGGGCAGTGCGTGGGGCTGAGCTAGGTGAGCAGGAGACTTTGGACAAGCCCCTCGCCCTgtgggtgcctcagtttcccccttgaATAAAGGGAGAAGGCGGACAGGCGGAGCCCTTCCAGGTTCCCAGCAGCCCGGAGCCAGCCCGGTTGGCAGGAGAGCCGGGTCAGTTCTGGAGCCTGCCTCGCTGGCTGGGCTTCAGGGCCGACCCCGATGCCAAGTTCAGGATCACAGCGAAGTTAACCTCAGTCCCCACACAGGGGCAGGGCTGACCCCTAACTCTCCTTGGCCGGCGAAGAGGGCCAGGTGAAGCCCGCTGGGGCTCTGACTCCCGGCATCAGGTGCCAGGTCAGACTTTGCTCTCCCGGGCCCGTTTTTTCCATGTCCTCTTTCGGGAGAAATGCACAACTGATGTTTCCCTGGAGGGGCCAGAAGAGCATTTTCCAGAGTTCCTTGGCAGCATGCGTTGAAGATCTTGGCCCTCTCAGGCCTCGGGGAATGGAGGCGGGGGTGCAGCTCAGGCTGCTGGCCACAGCTTTCCAGTGGAGGGAATCTGTTTGTGGTCCTCATGACCCCGGCTACTCCCTGGCGGGCGAACAGCTCTGGGCCTCGTCACGCACCAttctttcccccatggtctcaTAACCACCCCCTCCCAGCTGTGGGGCTGGTtccaaagagaaaaggcaaggtTGGAAGGTTACACAAACCCCATCTCAGTGACTCATTATCTCTCTTAGACCTGGAGACGTAATGGCCTCTGCCAGGGCTGCATTCTGGAATTATCTAGGGGGCTTTAAAAAACTACCAACACCCCGGCCCCGCGCCGGGGCCGTGAATTGCAGATCTCTGGGGTGGGGGAACAGTGATCACTGGTTCCGGAAGCCCTTTTGTGTGTCTCCGGCGAAGTGCAAGTGAGATCTGCACACCATCCTCTACAATGCCAACTGCGTGTTGGGTGAACAGTGACCTTCTGCATTAGTTAGACTCTTGCAACTGGTGGGATCATGAAATTTGGGAAAAGGCAATCATCGGTTGTTTGCCGTCAACGCAGTCAATCTACATATGGCTAACCACCTCCCGGGGATGTTGCCGACTTTGCTGACGGTCGGTGTCCCCACTTCAAGTGAGCAAGACGAGTCACTTGGGCAGCTTCTCCGCATGTGGAGCTCCTGACTCAAGGGTCAAGTGTGAGAATCTGTTTTTAACAGACTCCCACGCGGTTCTTATGCAGGTGGTCCGAAAACCACGGTTTGGAAATTCTTGCTTCTGCCTTCTCTTTATTGCCTATCTCCCGGGCAGGAAGACGGCTATTTTTCAGAGGAATCTTAGCTCTCAGGAAGGGAAGTTGCTTATCCTCAGCTTTCCCCGAGGGCTGCCAGATGTCTTTGTATTACTGTGGTTTCAGAAGGTCTTGATATCTGGTAGAGCGAGTCCCCCTccgtcttcttcaaaattgtctAGAGTATTCTTgggctttttctctttctatgagttttaggatcagcttgtcaagttCTAAGAAAAATCTACGGGGATTTTGCTTAGAACTGCACCGACTTTCCAGATTAATTTGGGGAATTCTCTGGTATCTCAGAAACTCCATGGATTACGGTGTCCTTTCTAAgcagaagacataaaaaatacCACATTAACAGTCCTGCCATCAAGAAGCTCGGGGAAGTAGCCTGGATCAGACCCATCCACTCAACCACAAAGAACCAGGCAGGGGCCATGACTTGCCCAGTGTCACCGTCGCTAACTAAATTGGGCTGAAATTTTAGGTTCGAGTCTCGTATTGACTCCATCCCGCCCTTCAAAAAACGTCTATTGAGCTGAACTCATTGACCTTACGATCTGGCAAACCATGACCCCTGAGGCAGCTTCGTTTTCGGCCCTTGTGGGTCTCCAGTCTGAACTGGAGAAGGCATTTTCTCCCACTTTGTACCTGGGTTTGGGGTCTTGGAATGGCTGCGAAGCAATCATACTGGGCCTCTGCTGTTTTGAGATCAAAATACGTCTGTGTTTCGCAAAGCGGGAAGGTGAGCCGTGCCGGCCGGTTTGTGCCAGTAAATCCCACGGCTATACTTGGGCATCAGGTAGAGCGCAGCGCGTGGCTGCGGTCTGTCCGCTGGAACGTACTCATTGTTCTCCCGGTGGCAGTCCGCGCGGAACCGCTTCGAATTGTTTCCTACCGAGTTCAGGGTCCCAGGGGCAGtgctcttttctgtctcctctgccaCTTGCATTCCTCTCCAAGCTCAGTTTCAATCACCTCTAATCATCCCTGGAGGACTTGTCCTTTGTTCTTGGATTAAGCTGGGCCAGCTGTCATGCGCTCAAGCCAAGCTTCACACGTGGCCCCAGGGACACTTTTGGATCCCGTCAGAGGGGAAAACTTGATTTGTTTCAAGTATGTTCCCGTGCCAAGCTTCCACGGGGCAGCATGCAGAAAATGTGAAGACAAAAGAATTATTGCTTACGAGGAGGCAAGACAGCCGTGCGGGGTTCTCGCTGGGTTGCATTTCCATGTTTGGTAAGAGCAAAGGCTCCCTGTTGGAGTTTCTTCTGTCTCGTTTTTGTGGCGGCTTTCCTTAACCAGGAAGCACTCCAAGCTGGTAATTTCCTCAGTCTcgaggcaggaggctggggtgACAGGTTTTGGCTTCGTGTCTGTCCCCTGGCCCTCTGAGCTTCCAGACCTTTTCTCCTGAcctcttttccctcccccaacTAGTGTCCTTCACAGTGTGTCTGTCTTGAGCTTTTTGTCTTCCACGGTGCTTGCTGGCGTCGATACCTACAATACTGGGTGTCGGGGTGCGATATGCATCGTGTCCCCTCCTTTGGTAGCTCATTTCTACTTTAAGAGAAACCTCCTGGTCATAAAACCACGATTTGAAAACCATCAGTGCTTACGCCTTCTTACTATGTTTTGTGTCCCACAGACCGGGCAGAGGCCGGGGCAGGCAGATGTCTCTGTCACAATGCCTTAGCCCAGAGGTGTTACTGTGACAGTGGAAATTTCAGTCTGGGGGGACTTGCCCGGTAGGGGTGGGGTAGATATTTTGTCAGATGAGCCGTCTGACCATCACAGCATCGGGTGACTGTCAGTTCTCCCGTCATTCACAGACGGTACGTGGGTTGGTACATGGGTCGGTACGTGCGCGCTATggtgcagagaaagacaaatcccagtTGTTTGGAATCGAAAGGGATGTTTGATGCCCCCAGGTCACACGAgcattccagaggaggaaactgagtctgaaGAGGCTGCCCCAGCCTTGATTTTGTCCTGGACGTGGGTCTATGCCCCTATCAGAATGATCTCTCTAAACATCCACTAATCATGTCTCTACGTGCTTCGGGTCCTTGTGTGGCTTCTGGTGGTCTGGAAAGGAGAGTCAGACTTTTTGCTCTGATCTTCAAGGCTCCTGTACCCGTCACATTTCTTATTAAATCTTCACCCCCTGCACACTTAGGCATGCACTCCAGCTGCAGCCACCTGCTCGCAGATTCCCACCCACCTGGTCTCCAGCTTTCCTGCCCTGGGGGTGGGTTGCTCAgcacttcctccccctccctcgtCCAACTCAGCCCTCCTTGTTCTCTAAAGCCACCTCGGACTTCCCTGGCGCGGTAGCCTTGAGCCACCCGCACGTTCAGGGTGGTCTGTGGGCTTTGTGTTGCTTTGGGGGGCTGGCTTGAGCATTCATGGAGGGGCCACACCCTCTCCCAGTGCCCACCTTGGGAGCTTAAAAATTCTGCCGAAATAATAATCACTACAGACCTTCCATTTGGCAAATTCCCAGGGCACTGTGTAACTTCACAAGCATTTAGcactatttgtgtgtgtgtctgtgtgtgtgtgtgtgtgtgaacactcATGTATTTCATGTGTATCTCGAAAAGATAAGGACTCTGTTAAATAAAACCACACAGTACCATTAACACACTGGAAGTTAATACTTCCCTGATATCTTCTAATATTCAGTCAGGTCAAAATTCCTCGATTATAagcatttttaaacttaaaaattttttctctgtattttttctgttatattatttaagtctgTGTTTTGAAATAGTTTCAAACTAACAAAAAACATTTGTGAAATCAGTACAAAGAATTCCCATGTACCCTTTACCCAGATCCCCCAAACGTCAGCATCATAACTCAGCAGAATTATCAAGAGCAGGAAACATGCATTGACAGTACTATAATCTGGAGACCTTATTCAGGGCAGCCCACCAATACCCCCTTTCTGCTCCAGGATCTAACCCAGGCTCACACGTTGCCTCTGGTGGTCTGGACCCTCTAGTGGCCTTCAGCCTGCAACAGTCCCTCAGgtctttgtctcttgtgacaTTGAAGAGTGTGGTCAGTTGTTTTGTtgaatgtccctcagtttgggttGGATAAGTTTTTTAAGCCATAATATTTCATCCAAAAGGAGACACTGCAAGTAGAAGGCTGCTCGACTCACGACTGCACCGAGACAGCAGGTGTGAAGCAGGCCAGCGACACCCCATGCCCGGGACTTAGGTCACTCTACTCAGTGCTCTTTTGGGTTCCTCCCTTTCCCGCTTGGAACAAACATGTGCTGAGTTTCCCACATTC
Coding sequences:
- the LOC115508652 gene encoding uncharacterized protein LOC115508652; translated protein: MPSFRHQEERKRKTQAATTLEPEDAVRPPGGRSFPRVAGAVGVGEQPKESPTAPAPEGLGWYFPVPVQNPSWPHSLVPELSAGDFQEEGHGSSNSFRLTRGSGEVTTAPWARPAMPISGTTFTFRSGDRRMFSNAALGKDFRREGLEREAYFRLPRCRPSGQPAPTVPSPGAATAAALASTPNPGEPGRCSERSPCRWPPACAGHRLSHHFPLVVSLLQA